A window of Candidatus Atribacteria bacterium contains these coding sequences:
- the ftsA gene encoding cell division protein FtsA → MGIDEIVVGLDIGSGKVCTVVGELGEDDQIEIIAIGTAPSLGIRKGIIIDLEQAIQSAKESIESAERMAGTRINSAFVSIAGNHITSINSKGVIAISGESPEITEKDIEKVIEAAKAGIVSSEKEVIHTLSREFIVDGQSGIADPLGMSGARLECKVHIITGSITAVQNLIKCVEGAGLDIEEIIFGTLASSNAVLSNAEKDLGVLLIDIGAGTTEIAIFVEGGLAYSSVLPVGGIQITNDLAVGLRTSIEEAEKIKINYGSAIKNNVSAEKSIDIPSINGNDDHSVSQKYLVEIIEPRVSEIFSLVGNEVRKSGYYNMIPGGIVITGGSSRLPGISEVAEQVLNLPSRLGRPHYEGELADMINDPSYSEAIGLLSFATEKYSIGRPFQSTKRKIKVKNIFTKIISWLRDFF, encoded by the coding sequence ATGGGAATAGATGAAATTGTAGTTGGTCTGGATATAGGTTCCGGAAAAGTATGTACAGTCGTAGGTGAATTAGGTGAGGATGATCAGATAGAAATTATTGCTATTGGAACTGCTCCCTCCCTGGGGATAAGAAAAGGAATAATTATCGATTTGGAACAGGCCATTCAATCAGCAAAGGAATCTATTGAAAGCGCTGAACGTATGGCAGGAACTCGTATTAATTCTGCTTTTGTTTCTATCGCAGGAAACCATATAACCTCTATAAATAGCAAAGGAGTTATTGCTATTTCCGGAGAATCCCCGGAAATTACCGAAAAAGATATTGAGAAGGTAATAGAAGCTGCTAAAGCCGGAATAGTATCTTCCGAGAAAGAAGTAATTCATACTCTAAGCCGCGAATTTATAGTTGATGGCCAAAGTGGTATAGCAGATCCACTGGGAATGTCAGGAGCAAGATTGGAATGTAAGGTCCACATTATAACCGGCTCAATTACCGCGGTGCAAAATTTGATTAAATGCGTGGAAGGAGCTGGATTAGATATCGAGGAAATAATTTTTGGAACCCTGGCTTCCAGTAATGCAGTATTAAGTAATGCGGAGAAAGATTTAGGAGTTTTACTAATTGATATTGGTGCGGGGACTACAGAAATAGCCATTTTTGTAGAAGGAGGTTTAGCTTATTCATCAGTTCTGCCCGTAGGAGGTATTCAGATCACCAATGATTTAGCAGTAGGGTTAAGGACTTCTATAGAAGAAGCTGAAAAGATAAAGATTAATTATGGGAGCGCGATAAAAAATAATGTTTCTGCTGAAAAATCAATAGATATTCCCAGTATCAATGGAAACGATGACCATAGCGTATCCCAAAAGTACTTGGTAGAAATAATTGAACCCCGGGTAAGTGAAATATTTAGTTTAGTGGGAAATGAAGTAAGAAAATCAGGGTATTATAATATGATTCCCGGAGGGATAGTTATTACTGGGGGAAGCTCTCGACTGCCAGGTATCTCGGAGGTTGCGGAGCAGGTTTTAAATTTACCTTCTCGATTGGGCAGACCCCATTACGAAGGGGAATTGGCAGATATGATCAATGATCCATCGTACTCTGAGGCTATTGGATTGTTAAGTTTTGCTACCGAAAAATATTCTATCGGAAGACCATTTCAATCAACCAAAAGAAAAATAAAGGTAAAGAATATTTTTACCAAAATCATCAGCTGGCTGAGAGATTTCTTTTAA